The Chitinophaga lutea genome contains the following window.
GAAGACGTAACGGTGTACCTGCGCAACGGGAATGCAGGCGGCACCATCGTAACGGAGACCAGGACGCGCGACTTCCAGGAGCCGAAATACTATTACCGTCCCGTACCGTTCAACGAACTGGTGCTGAACCCGAAACTGGCCCCGCAATTATTTGACTGGAAATAAAAACAAGTATGAAGAAATGGATCACAGGCGGGTTGCTGATGCTGGCCATCGCAGCACATGCGCAAAAGAAGAAGGCGGTATTCATTATCGTAGACGGCATTTCGGCGGACGCACTCGAACAGATCGACCCGCCGCATCTGAAACAGATCGCCAACGCGGGTAAATACCTGCGGGCATTCGTAGGCGGCGAAAAAGGCGGTTATTCTCAAACACCCACCATCTCGGCGGTAGGCTACAACAGCGTATTGACGGGCACCTGGGTGAACAAACACAATGTGTGGGACAACGACATCAAAGCGCCCAACTACAATTATCACAACATCTTCCGCCTGTTCAAAGCAAAGTACCCGCAGCAGAAAACGGCCATTTTCAGCAGCTGGACGGATAACCGCACCAAGCTGGTCGGAGAGGGGCTTCCGGCCGCAGGCAACATTGCGCTGGATTATAAATTCGACGGCTATGAACTGGATACCGTCAAATTCCCGCACGATAAAGGGCGGAGTTATATGGAGCGGATCGATGCGCAGGTGGCCGAAGATGCCGCCGCCTGCATCCGTAAAGATGCGCCGGACCTGTCGTGGGTGTACCTGGAGTATACGGACGATATGGGGCATATGTACGGCGACAGTCCCGAGTTTACCACCGCTATCCGGAAGATGGACGAGAAAGTCGGCCGTATCTGGGAGGCCATTCAATACCGGCAGAAACAGTTCAAAGAAGACTGGCTGATCGTGATCACGACCGACCACGGCCGTGATGAAAAAACGGGCCGCGGGCACGGCGGGCAATCCACCCGCCAGCGTTCCGGCTGGATTTTGCTCAACCAGCCTGTGCTGAATGATTATGCCCGTTATTATTATCCTTCCATCGTGGACATCATGCCCACCGTGGCGCGTTTCCTGCAACTCCCCTTACCGCAGGCCACCACCCGGGAATCGGACGGCATTGCGCTGACGGGCCCTGTGTCTGTAGCGCAGCCGGGTGTACTGAAGGTCCGCGACCGGCTCGATGTGACCTGGAAGGCGATGGACCCGAAAGGGACCGTGAAGGTATGGCTCGCCTCCACCAACCATTACAAGGAAGGCGGGGAAGATGTGTACAAGCTGATCGCGGAAGTGCCCGCGGCGAAAGAGCGCCTGAACATCGACGTGAAAGACGTTCCATCTGATTTTTATAAAGTGGTGCTGGAAGGAAAACACAACACCGTGAACCGGTGGTGGGTGGAAGAAAAGAAACCTTAAATCTCTGGAAACCCTTATCAGGAATAGGCAGCGCCGTCATGGCGCTGCCTATTCCATTTCTGCCCCGGCCAGGTGTTTTTCCAGCACCAGCCGCAGCGCGGTAAATTCGATCGGTTTGGTCACGTAGTCGCTGGCGCCTTCCTGCATAAAGCCGGCGGCCGTTTCCGTGAAAGCGTCGCCGGAGGCGATGATGACCGGTATGCGGCGCAGCGAAGGGTCGTTTTTCAGGTGCTGTAACGTTTCACGTCCATTCATTTTCGGCATATGGGAATCAAGGATGATGAGGTCGGGCGGCCGCTCGCGAGCTGCGGCCAGACCTTCCACGCCATTGTTGGCGGTGAGCACTTCCACGCCGCTGTTGACGAGGAAGTTTTTCATGATCACCTGGTTCATCTTGTCGTCTTCAATCACCAGCACGGTTTTGCTGCTGAACATTTTTGCGGCCGGCTGCGCCGGAGCGGGCGGTGTTTGTGTGCTGTCCGAGCCGTGAAGGGGGAAATACACGGTAAAGGTGGTGCTCGTATTTTCGGTGCATTCCACCGTAATGTTGCCTTCCAGCAACTCCGCGAAGTGTTTGGAAATGTGAAGGCCCAGCCCCGTTCCTTCAATAAAGGAACTTTTTTCTCCAACGAACGGCTCGAAGATCCGCACCAGCTTGTCTTTCTCGATCCCGCCGCCCTGGTCGGTTACGCTGATGAACCATTCTGCATCCTGCATGCCCGCGCGGATGGCGATCACGCTTTTTTTGCGGGTGAATTTGATGGCGTTCATCAGCAGGTTGTTGATGATCTGCGAAAACTTGGTTTCGTCTGTCAGCACTTTTTCCGGCAACCGCTGCTCGAACAATAATTCAATGTGCACTTCCTTGGTGGTGGCCACATACTCGTAGATGTTGGCGATATTCCGGAGCGTTTTGCGCACATCCACTTTCTTATACCGCACTTCATCGAGCTGCCCGGCTTCGATGCGGGACAATTCCAGCACGTTGTTGATGATCTCTTTCATGTTGAAGCTCGCAGAATAGAGGCTGTCTACCAGCGTGGGCAGGGTGGCGCTGATTTTCCCGCTCTTCAGGTCCATCTGCATCAGCTGCACTATCCCGAAAATGGCATTGAGCGGGTTGCGCAGTTCGTGGCTGGTTTCCTGCAAAAACACTTTCCTCGACTGGTTGGCTTTTTCCAGTTCGATGGAACGCGCCTGTAAGGTGAGCATCAGGCTGCTGGTCACTTTTTTATAATACAGGATGCAGATGGTATTGAGGGTGAGGATGATCAGGATGCAGCACCAGCGCATCAGGAAAGTGGTGGTATGATCAAAAACGAGAGGGGCTACCCAGCCCGTATAATAGAACGTTTCCGTGACGATGAGGCCGCCCGTGGTGACGGAAAAACAGATAATGATCGATTTTCTTTTGTCGTATATCAGGAAGGTGGCGCTGATCATAAAGAGCAATACCAGTACCACTTCTATCGCTGTGCCCAGCAACACGCCGAAATAGACCGTCCATACGGCCTGGAAACACATCATGCAGATGCCGGCCGTTTCGTACCGCCGCCGGGCATTCAGCCAGATGATAAACAGGCTACTGGCGCTTGCCAGCAAGGCAGGGATGAAGATCTGCAGCTTGCCGGTGATAAAATAGAAGAACGTGCCCGAAACTGCAATCAGCGCGGCCGCACAAAGGCTCAATATGTTGATGATCCGTATTCTCTGCTGTTGTTCTTCTGCCAGGTTTTGGGAGCCAAAGGAAATTATCTCAGCCAATAGGTGGAATACTTTCATGATGTTTTGGACTTGGACAGGGCTTACAAATTTTCGAGGAAACAATAATGCGCTATAAATGTAACGAATCGCTTTTTCCCCGCCAAAATCAACCGGGCCTTGCAAACATGTTTGCTCGGATCATAAAAAAAGCCGCTCCGTAGAGCGGCCTTATTCCATCCATCCTCAGTATTCGTCCTTCCTGGTCTCATTATTTCGCGCCGGCCTGTTCCAGCAGGGTCGCGATCGCGGATTGTCCTTTTCTTTTTGCATGCGCCAGCGGGCTAACACCATCTTTATCAGCGATATTCACATTAGCGCCTGCGGCTATAAGCATTTTGACCACCTGTATGTGCGCCGGACTGCCGTTGCCGAGAATGATGGCTTCGAGCAAACCGGTCCAGCCCAGCCGGTTGATGTGATCTACCGGGAAGTTCTTGTCGGACAGCAGGGCCGCCACGGTTTCCACATGGGCATGCTCGCAGGCCGGTATGAGGGCGGAGCCTCCGTAGCGGTTGTGCACTTTATAATCCGCGC
Protein-coding sequences here:
- a CDS encoding ATP-binding response regulator is translated as MKVFHLLAEIISFGSQNLAEEQQQRIRIINILSLCAAALIAVSGTFFYFITGKLQIFIPALLASASSLFIIWLNARRRYETAGICMMCFQAVWTVYFGVLLGTAIEVVLVLLFMISATFLIYDKRKSIIICFSVTTGGLIVTETFYYTGWVAPLVFDHTTTFLMRWCCILIILTLNTICILYYKKVTSSLMLTLQARSIELEKANQSRKVFLQETSHELRNPLNAIFGIVQLMQMDLKSGKISATLPTLVDSLYSASFNMKEIINNVLELSRIEAGQLDEVRYKKVDVRKTLRNIANIYEYVATTKEVHIELLFEQRLPEKVLTDETKFSQIINNLLMNAIKFTRKKSVIAIRAGMQDAEWFISVTDQGGGIEKDKLVRIFEPFVGEKSSFIEGTGLGLHISKHFAELLEGNITVECTENTSTTFTVYFPLHGSDSTQTPPAPAQPAAKMFSSKTVLVIEDDKMNQVIMKNFLVNSGVEVLTANNGVEGLAAARERPPDLIILDSHMPKMNGRETLQHLKNDPSLRRIPVIIASGDAFTETAAGFMQEGASDYVTKPIEFTALRLVLEKHLAGAEME
- a CDS encoding alkaline phosphatase family protein yields the protein MKKWITGGLLMLAIAAHAQKKKAVFIIVDGISADALEQIDPPHLKQIANAGKYLRAFVGGEKGGYSQTPTISAVGYNSVLTGTWVNKHNVWDNDIKAPNYNYHNIFRLFKAKYPQQKTAIFSSWTDNRTKLVGEGLPAAGNIALDYKFDGYELDTVKFPHDKGRSYMERIDAQVAEDAAACIRKDAPDLSWVYLEYTDDMGHMYGDSPEFTTAIRKMDEKVGRIWEAIQYRQKQFKEDWLIVITTDHGRDEKTGRGHGGQSTRQRSGWILLNQPVLNDYARYYYPSIVDIMPTVARFLQLPLPQATTRESDGIALTGPVSVAQPGVLKVRDRLDVTWKAMDPKGTVKVWLASTNHYKEGGEDVYKLIAEVPAAKERLNIDVKDVPSDFYKVVLEGKHNTVNRWWVEEKKP